Proteins encoded in a region of the Pirellulaceae bacterium genome:
- a CDS encoding Gfo/Idh/MocA family oxidoreductase, which produces MDRRNFLQLGAAGLAMTAAQNQAAEVAAESKPRVGLIGCGWYGKCDLFRLLQVAPVEVVSLCDVDREMLSHAADMVASRQRSKKRPRTYGDYRKMLAEKDLDIVLIGTPDHWHALPMIEAVKAGADVFVQKPIGVDVVEGQAMVAAARKYDKVVQVGTQRRSTPHIAQAREEIIQSGLLGNVGLVEIYCYYHMRARDNPADSDPPANLDYEMWTGPAPLRPYNSLVHPRRWRAFMEYSNGIVGDMCIHMLDMVRWMLDLGWPDRVSSTGGIYVDKASKANITDTQTATFDFGDLPIVWQHRSWGPPVDPQYPWGATLYGDKGTLKVSVQSFDFIPKSGKSIHQDVVYELEQYPEDKTEKDLERHVAPAIRRHMQDFLSNIQSRGKPIADIQEGHISTTSCVLANLSVDLGRSLTWDAEKQQVVGDQEANERLARPYRAPWIHPDPNHV; this is translated from the coding sequence GGCTTGATCGGCTGTGGTTGGTATGGCAAATGTGATCTATTCCGTCTGCTCCAGGTAGCGCCGGTCGAAGTGGTATCGCTGTGCGATGTGGACCGCGAGATGTTATCCCATGCCGCCGACATGGTGGCTTCGCGTCAACGGTCAAAGAAACGACCACGGACCTACGGCGATTATCGAAAGATGCTCGCAGAAAAAGACTTGGATATCGTTCTGATCGGAACGCCTGATCATTGGCACGCGCTTCCTATGATCGAAGCAGTCAAAGCAGGTGCTGACGTGTTCGTGCAAAAACCGATCGGAGTTGATGTGGTCGAAGGTCAGGCGATGGTGGCAGCCGCTCGCAAGTATGACAAGGTGGTTCAAGTCGGTACCCAACGTCGAAGCACACCGCACATCGCGCAAGCTCGGGAAGAAATCATTCAGTCGGGTCTTCTTGGCAACGTCGGCCTTGTCGAAATCTACTGCTATTACCACATGCGGGCTCGAGACAACCCGGCAGACAGTGACCCGCCAGCCAATTTGGATTATGAAATGTGGACGGGGCCTGCCCCGCTACGTCCTTACAATTCACTGGTCCATCCTCGACGTTGGCGCGCCTTTATGGAATACAGCAATGGCATTGTCGGCGACATGTGCATCCACATGCTCGACATGGTGCGTTGGATGCTCGACTTAGGCTGGCCAGACCGTGTTTCGTCGACCGGCGGCATTTACGTGGACAAGGCCAGCAAAGCAAACATCACGGACACGCAAACCGCGACGTTTGATTTTGGCGATCTTCCCATTGTCTGGCAACATCGCAGCTGGGGACCTCCTGTTGATCCCCAGTATCCTTGGGGCGCCACACTCTATGGGGACAAAGGGACGCTGAAGGTCAGCGTGCAAAGCTTTGACTTTATTCCAAAATCAGGTAAGTCGATTCACCAAGATGTCGTTTACGAGCTGGAACAGTATCCGGAAGACAAAACTGAGAAAGATCTGGAGCGACATGTGGCGCCGGCCATCCGCCGCCACATGCAAGATTTCTTGAGCAATATCCAATCACGTGGCAAACCAATCGCCGACATCCAAGAGGGTCACATTTCCACGACCAGTTGTGTGCTTGCCAATCTATCAGTTGACCTTGGACGTTCGTTGACCTGGGATGCTGAAAAACAGCAGGTCGTCGGCGATCAGGAGGCAAACGAGCGACTGGCACGGCCCTATCGAGCGCCTTGGATCCACCCCGATCCCAATCACGTCTAA